The Antechinus flavipes isolate AdamAnt ecotype Samford, QLD, Australia chromosome X, AdamAnt_v2, whole genome shotgun sequence DNA window TCACTCCAGTCCATTCTCTACACAGATGCATATTGATCTTCCTGAAATACAAAGCTAATCATATAACTGTCCTACTGATCCAATTCTAGTAGGTCTTTCCGAATTATGAAAACCAAACCAGACTCCCTCTGTTTAACTTGTAAATCCCTACCCAACCTGGTCTATCTTTCTGGTGTTTCTTTATGATTCCTCTTTCACTCAGCCATTCTGCACCCAGCTGGCATTCTCTTTCTTCAGCTCCCTTCTCCTTGTGGGCCCTGTGCCCCCCACCCCCGGGATATGGTCTCTCCTCACCTTCCCTTTGCAGACCTTCTCTTTAAGATGGAGCTCAAGCACCACCTTCTGCACAACGTCTTTCCTGCTCTCACAGAACTGCTCATGCCACCTTGAGTttcacttctttttatttcttatttgttcagTCAGGCTATTCGCTTTACATTTGTCTCAggtgtatttttatatatccttATTTTCTGCCCCtgttagaatggaagcttcttgagaggAAGGACTCTTAGTACTTACGTTTACCTGGCACAGCTTTTGGCacacataggaggcacttaataaatgattagctttttagtaaattattaaatgtttgatcTTATCCTTTTTTGTTGGCTGTTTTGGTGGAAATTTTATAATGCacatagattgatagatagatgagcactttgtgctgggcactgtgctaggcaagCAAGCCAATCCCTGCTTCCATTCTGATGGGGGAAGACATCATGTCAAGGGGAATTGAAAAGAAATAGGATATACTATGGAAATGAGGAGCAAGTGGGGTGAAGGCCTGGGCAAGGGAAGGGGACAAGTTCACCTCTTGTTGGGGGGATAACAGGAGGGCAGATTCCAAGGTTATGGGGGGATGGAGATGAGGATGATGTCTGAAGTAGGGGCAGATTGATGAGAAGATAGTCCAGAAATAGACagaggggagtgtgtgtgtgtgtgtgtgtatgtgtgatttcTAGATAAGAAAATAGGTGTTTACTGGGGGGTATGtgctcagtttttcttttcttactgatAGGAGCacccaatgaaaaaaaaatctgcagacCAGTGGTCTATTTCCTCCAACTATTTTCACAGTATTCTTTATCTGAACTCTTCATTTTTAGGATTATACTGCACTCTGCTGGTTAGCAGGTTGTTCTGACAAAATGCTAGCAGAAGCTTTCTTACCTGGGATCCTGTACCAAGAGCACATTAAGTCATACCAAGCACACACATGTAAgcagaaccccaaaaaagaaaaggaaccttGGACAGACCAGCTTTTGGAGAGTGAAGATATTAAGCTTCCCTCCACTGAAACAAAGGGGCTGGACAGTGGGCCGCCTGCAAGCTGCCCAGAGCACAATAAGGATATGTGCCAGCAGAGATCGGCAGATGGGGTGGCAATGCAGGGCCAACAGAGTGCAGCCCTCCAGGGCAATGCGTCCACAGCGTTGCAGATCCCCCAAAGAGCCCCACCAGAAGAAAGCGAGCTGGATCTGTATCGCTCATGGTCCTGCGCTAGCATCTGCCAGAATTATCCTGATCTCCATATTGGGGGAAATCGTGTGGGGCATGCTTATGATTCTGGTTGTTTCATGGACCATGCCCATGATGAGACTTTCACAGGACCCTTGCTTCTCTCAGAGGACATCCTACTGGGCCGTTCTCCCATCCCCAGCAGGCAGCCTCCCGTGGCGTACAAATTCCTGCCTGGAGATGAGGTTCGAGAACGAAGCATCCTCTTGCACAAACAGCCCCTCTCTGACTCATTGCTTAACAGTTACGTGGAAAAGAAGGTGGATGAGCTCTACAAGCAGGTTTTTGAAGAGAACTTGACCCGATGCCGCTCTGTGACCAGTCTTGTGGCTTCCAATCTACTAATGAACAACTTGAATCACATTAGCCTTCAGATCTCACAAGAACAAAACATTGAGGTGTCCCGAGCTCGAGAGGCCCTCTTGCAGTCTATGGCCTTGCGCAGCCTGTACTATGCTTCCAAAGGAAACAGCTCAGAGCTCAGCACTCCCAACCTGCAGATCTCTAGTCAGACAAAATGGGAAAAGTTGCCGAAGTTGTAGGCAATACCCTTTGGGCTGCTGCTGCTGTGTCAGAAGACTGCCCTAGTAGCCTTTTCaatttgggggtgggaggaagaggcATCTTTGCACGTGGGGAAACAATTCTGCAGAGCTCAGAGTTGACAAGTGCATTTCTCACTTCAACCATCGTCCAGTGGGAAGATGCTGAATTCATCTTTTTTGGACTCATTTTCAAATTGTGGCGCTACCATTGCTTACTGCCATGGTGACAGGAATACCAGATCGCAGAATTAttaagctggaaaagacctttgaAGTATATAGTCCAATGCACAAGCAAAATAATAATCCTTACTATACCACACCCAACAAAGGAACATTCAGCATCTATGTGAAATCCTCCAGAAAGGCAGGAACTCCTTACTCCTGAGGCAGCCCATTGAACTTATGGAAGcctttcattccatcagacttgAATTTGCTTTGCAGTTTGTGTCCAATACTTCTAGTTTGGCTTTCTCGGGCCAAACTGAATAAGTCCAATCTCTTTTCCTAATGACAGTCCTTTGAATACTTGAAGATAGCAATcacatttcccctcccccccctcttgTTCAACAAACTAAATGTTTCTGTTTCCTTTAACTGATttttgtatggcagaaactcaAGGCCTCTTGTGTGTATGTTGTATGTTTCTCTTTTCAGGTATAGATTGGATTAAATGGTCACTGAAATGCCTTCCAACTCAGAGATCCTGAGAGTCTGTCATTCTGTAAAGTTGCTTTTCCTCTTTGGCCCTCAGTTTTCCCAATCTATCCTGTCAAAGTTTGGATTTGATAGTCTTGAAGGTCCCTTCAAGCTCTTAGTCTCTGGTCCTGGGTATGGAGAGCAAGTGCTCTCATTAGCCTCATTTGAGGTCAATTTGAGGTTAAACCATCATGAGGAGACTGAGGCCTATGAGAGTTTAGGTGACTTCTGGGGTAACTTTTCAAGGATCTAACAGAGCTGAGACTCAATGCCAAGTTTTCTGACTACAAGATGGCTGGATGGTTTTATCCACTACAAGATGTTCTGAACCTCCTCCAAATGGCAAGTTCCTGTATTTTGTGACAGGTACATTGGAGATGCTCAATTGCTTTTTGCTTCAAAGGGATGCCTGCTTCATTTATTCCCTGACTTCCCCCTTGCCTCTGCCTTCCTTTTGGCAGCATTGTTTGCTACTGTGGTCAGGGGAGCTTAGACAGTTCAAATAGCCAGAGGCTGAACCAGGGTCAGCACACCCCCTTAGCAATCCTGCTCTGAAGGATGCCCAGGGATGAGATTACATTTGCTCTTGAGAGTGGGCCACAGGAGCAGTACTTCACAGAACAGGTCTTTTACCAGTAGGACCTTGTCCATTGGGACTCTGTTCCTCTCTGATTTAGGACAGAGTCTTAGAGAGCCACTGTGGTTGAAACATTAACATATGATTGCCCCAAAGGCTATTGGAACTTGGTGAAGCTGGATCTCCCATGGTAGGAGCCCATATATAACCCACAGTGGTTCTTTGCCAGCTTATCCCTCAGCTCCTTCCAGCCAGATAGAACTTGGCCTCACTTAGACTTCACCAGCATAACCCTGGAAAGCCCAGGGTCACCTTTGTCCCCTTAGTGGGGCATTGGAAGAGGACTTGGGTGGCTCAGTTTCTCTGATCCTAAGACCTAAAGTTGGAACTGGCCTTCCAGAATATCTCTTTCACACCCCTTCTCTTGTGGATGAAGACGGTGAGGGCCAAAGTAGGGAgttgatttgtccaaagtcacacagctaatcctTAATAGATTGGAGATTTGAACCTAggccctctgactccaaagccagtgcttCTGTTGGGCTCCAGTGacatggagagagggagagggagctGAAGGGAACAGTGTACTTGGTGTTGAAACTTGATCATTCTGCACTATTGATTGGAAATAGCCATTGGCAGTAGTTTTTCATGGCCTTGATACATAGACGGTTAAAGCCATGGGGGACCTGAGTGATCTGCTGATATAATTGCCTccttttataaaagaggaaactgcACCCAGAGAGGGCAGGTTGTTTGCAAAATATTCCCCGAAGAGGCAGATACCTCCCCCATCTTGCTGGGCCCCATACTTGTTTGTGCCAGGCCTTCTGTTCTTGGCacacaattctttctttctttttttctttctttttttttttttttttttttttttttttttttgctgaggcaatcggggtcaAGGGACCTGCCCAGGGTTAcagagttaggaagtgttaaatctgagatcagatttgaactcaggtcctcctgacttcagggccagtgctctatccactgctccacctagctgccccctttctttcttcctttttttttttacacatataatcattttaaacataattccacattaatcatgtgtTAAAGGAAGACCCAGGACCAAAGGGAAAAatcccaagaaagaaaaaagaaacaaaagaaaagtgaaaatggcATTAttggatctgcattcagactccatagctcTTCCTCTGGACGTGGATACGATTTTCCATCATGagccttttggaattgtcttagatcattacttgttcagtcattccccacttgatggacatcccttcaattttccattttcttttttggcacaCATGGACAGGCTAGTGAAGAGAAAAAGACTTTCCTCAATGGACCGTGAAACCATTGCCATTTACTTGGTGTCTCTGCCTCAGTctacttttctgtaaaataggataatagcAATTACCCTAAAGAAGGGCCATG harbors:
- the LOC127543068 gene encoding TLR adapter interacting with SLC15A4 on the lysosome-like, which codes for MLAEAFLPGILYQEHIKSYQAHTCKQNPKKEKEPWTDQLLESEDIKLPSTETKGLDSGPPASCPEHNKDMCQQRSADGVAMQGQQSAALQGNASTALQIPQRAPPEESELDLYRSWSCASICQNYPDLHIGGNRVGHAYDSGCFMDHAHDETFTGPLLLSEDILLGRSPIPSRQPPVAYKFLPGDEVRERSILLHKQPLSDSLLNSYVEKKVDELYKQVFEENLTRCRSVTSLVASNLLMNNLNHISLQISQEQNIEVSRAREALLQSMALRSLYYASKGNSSELSTPNLQISSQTKWEKLPKL